A genomic stretch from Sceloporus undulatus isolate JIND9_A2432 ecotype Alabama chromosome 5, SceUnd_v1.1, whole genome shotgun sequence includes:
- the MFAP3L gene encoding microfibrillar-associated protein 3-like: MNMFNSHLLLYYWTTIHLFVLIAALTTNEDVTNNTLNRTDIGSMPIVISRIDHIIVKEGYSALIDCNIQGQPGPEYKWYNSNGHLVKGDGNRGKWILDNGQLNITSVSFEDRGKYTCVASNIYGQVNNTVTLRVVFTSGDMGIYYMIVCLVAFTIVLILNITRLCMMSSHLKKTEKAINEFFRTEGAEKLQKAFEIAKRIPIITSAKTLELAKVTQFKTMEFARYIEELARSVPLPPLIMNCRTIMEEIMEVVGLEEQGQNFVRQSAEGQDTETHNPELMYMIRNPLKHRGSLTAESDASSLHEPPLKIAIKVSVHQLTKRDCVDDQSQDSIQLEIKEEKEEEEVVQVSTAQPCEPVLEPSDPVMEPPAKLSPAKTTLGNNKDMSAVYESHL, translated from the exons ATGAACATGTTCAACAGTCACCTTCTTTTATACTACTGGACTACTATTCACCTTTTTGTCTTAATAGCAGCTTTGACAACTAATGAAGATGTCACTAATAACACTTTAAACCGCACTGATATAGGATCTATGCCTATAGTCATCTCCAGAATCGATCACATTATAGTTAAAGAAGGCTACAGTGCCTTGATCGATTGCAACATTCAAGGTCAGCCAGGACCCGAGTACAAGTGGTACAACTCTAATGGCCATTTAGTAAAAGGCGATGGGAACAGAG GAAAATGGATTCTCGACAATGGGCAACTCAATATTACTAGTGTGTCATTTGAAGATCGAGGAAAATACACATGTGTGGCTTCTAATATATATGGTCAAGTGAACAATACGGTGACTCTAAGGGTTGTCTTTACCTCTGGAGATATGGGGATCTACTATATGATTGTATGCCTTGTAGCATTTACCATTGTTTTGATCTTAAACATTACTAGGCTCTGCATGATGAGCAGCCATTTAAAAAAGACTGAGAAAGCGATCAATGAATTCTTTCGGACAGAAGGGGCAGAAAAACTGCAAAAAGCTTTTGAGATTGCTAAACGCATCCCAATCATCACATCAGCAAAAACTCTTGAGCTTGCCAAAGTAACCCAGTTCAAGACCATGGAATTTGCCCGCTACATTGAAGAACTTGCCAGGAGTGTTCCATTGCCACCTCTCATCATGAACTGCAGGACTATCATGGAAGAAATCATGGAGGTGGTGGGATTAGAGGAGCAGGGCCAGAACTTTGTCAGGCAATCGGCAGAAGGACAGGACACGGAGACCCACAACCCAGAATTGATGTACATGATCCGCAATCCTCTAAAACACAGAGGATCCCTCACTGCTGAGTCAGATGCTTCTTCTCTGCATGAACCTCCACTCAAGATTGCGATAAAGGTATCTGTTCACCAGTTAACTAAAAGGGACTGTGTTGATGACCAGTCACAAGACAGTATACAGTTAGAAattaaagaagagaaggaagaagaagaggttgTCCAGGTGTCAACAGCACAGCCCTGTGAGCCAGTCTTGGAACCTTCTGACCCAGTTATGGAGCCTCCTGCTAAACTCAGCCCTGCTAAGACAACTTTAGGAAACAACAAAGACATGTCTGCTGTTTATGAAAGCCATTTATGA